The DNA window GAGCATAATTCTTGATCTTCTGAATCATGTGTCGTGTCAGGATCATTATCAGAATTTAATGAGGATCTTCAGAAGACTAGTGTTGACTACATTCAAGAAAGATCTTGATTAATTTTGAAGTCTGAGTTCTCAGACTCTGAAGAAAATATTTATGGGTTTATGTTGGGTGTAATGAATTGATagtaaagcccaacatttcttactTTCATGCTTTTTGGGTGCATCTATTTTATTCTTAACACACAATAATCCcttaacaagtttgattctaagacaCAAAAGTGTATCATATTAGGATACTATGAACATTCTAAAGGTTGTAGAGTCTACAACACTGAAACGCAAGTTGTTGAAGAGTCAATTCATGTtaagtttgatgataagcttgaccCTAAAAAGTCAAAGCTAGATGAAAAATTTGCAGAACTCAAAATCACTTATTCAAAATCTAGAGATAAAGATTCCAAAGACAAAGACTCTGAAGTCAAGAATTCTAGATGCGCTCAATCAGAAGAAACCAACACTCCAACACTCCAACACCTCTTAGAAAGCTCATGCAACAAATTCTACATCCCGAGGAACTAATTATAAGGGATAAAGCTAAACTTATCATAACTAGATCTTCAttcaaaaaagatgaaaaaactcTTTCGGGCCTAGACTGTGTCATAGAACCAACATCTATCAATGAAGATCTTCTCGACTTTGACTGGATTCTAGCCATGCAGGAATAATTGAATCAATTCTCcagaaatgatgtatgggatcttatACCAAAACCCAAAGGAAAGCACattattggaactaaatgggcATTAGAAATAAGTAGAATGAGTAAAGAGATGTGGTAAGAAATAAATCTGAATGAGTGCAcaaggctatagtcagcaagaaggaatagactatactgaaacctttgcaccattTGTCATATTAGAATCTATCTGACTTCTTATTTCATTTACTTGTAATCATAATATCATTTTATATCTGATGGATGTCAATAAGGCATTTTTTAATGGCTACATAACATAAGAAGTGTATGTTCATCAACCTCctaattttgaaaataaccaaaatcctaattatatttatcaactaaagaaatcattgtacggTCTGAAACAAGCTCTCAAAGCATGGTATGAAAGACTACACAATTTCCTTTTGAAATGTAATTTTACAAGAGGGATGGTTGACACAACTCTATTATGCAAAACATTCAAAAATGATACCCTTGTTGTTCAAATCTTTGTGGATGACATTATTTTTGGTTCTACTAATGTCTCCTTTTGTGAGGAATTTTTTAAGTCTATGCAGACAGAGTTTGAAATAAGTCTGATGGGTGAGCTTAAGTTCTTTCTaggaattcaaatcaatcaaagtCCAGAAGGAACTTACATTCATCAAATCAAGTATATGAACGAGCTTTTGAATAATTTTGATCTTTCAGAATGTAAGGCTGTTTAGATTTTTTAGTATACAAAGTTTTAAAAATCTATATGTTCtagtttagttgttgttattgagtttgagtattgatattgatatttagtttttttttttgtgcagATCTCATCTTGTTTTGTCTAGTTGAGTTATTATACCTAATGTCGATTGTTTCTTTCAGTAACCCCTCTTTGAACATATAACatattaaattgattttggaaaaaattatataaaaaattatattgtatTTAAAACATATCTTACACTCATTAATATTTTTCTAGCATTTTGCAACTCATCAATTATATCTTGCTTTTTAGTTGTTAAAATTTCTCCAGTACTTCTAGTTTTTATTCAACTTTCTTCCATATTTGTTCATTTTTCAAAGAATCAAATTTTAGTCTTTCAagaatgaattagtagaaaaagaaattttgaatAGCTAACTTGAAACATTGAAGAAATTTTAACGATTAAATAGCGTGAGGTTAATGATGAGTTAGAGGATGCTAGAAAATCATTGATTAGTGTAAGTTGTTCTTCATAtataacaaaattgttcatataattattttccaAATCAAGTTTGAGAAGTTATATGTTCAGTTAGGGTTTAGTCAAATAAGAAGACTTGAATTTGTAAAAAAACTTGTACTTGTAGATtgaaaatttgtattttaatttatgtgtaaataatattatttaatattctgtgaaaacaattgattttttttttaatatatgtctTTTCCCCCTCGATTTTTAGATAGAAATCGAACTGTATGTggcgctagttttgaaaatataaaatgttgTTGTTCGAATCAAACCATTAGCCATTTCAACTATCCTCTTTGTTATTCAAAAATcgagagataaaataaaaaaatccatgACGTAGTCTTTCGTTACCTCGCCTCTGTAACCAAAGTTAAATCCCGTTCGTCTccaaaattaaatatgttttttttagtaATGCCTATAAGAACGACCAATATTCAACCCTAAATATAAcatattaaaacttttttttatgcTTATTTTTGTTTGGTACAACTTTACTAAATTCATTTGATTATTTCTATCACTTTCAATTACATTCTATAGAGTATTTAGATCTCATGTGTTTTTCTCTTTATCTACTATACAAGTCAGTTACACATTATTTTTTGGGGATGAATGATGTGTATGTACTCATAAAATTTGCAAACTATTTTTTCATCAAGAAAATAATATAGTAGCTCATGTTAGCTTCAATACTATTGGCTTTATAAGTCATTGTTTTGGAATGAGTGGTGTGTTGAACTCATCAAATTTGCAAAATATTGTTACATAAAAATAATATGGTACTTCATGTGAGCTTCAATAATAATATTGCCTTTATACATATTACTATTTGTCTCTAGTTATATATATTTTGACACCAAAACCTACACTCAAATTTGATACCGTATACACTGTTTATTGTATTTATATGGTAAacagtgtttttttttaaattatattatttttttaaaattttttttaaaaaaaacaaaattttaaaatttaatttacaaTATAAATATATGGttgtgtcattaaccaacttcataattatattaaccacaaaaatgtacacattaatcaattattttattataatttattaatcactttcactaattaattaaccaataaaatatatTGTATTAACCATGTTCTGACACTGGATTATAAATGTATTAACTAATTTTTATATtctattaaccaattttattttactatttaatatttttttatgtttgaaaacTCATTAATCAAATTATAAACTGTATTAACCAACTTTCTATAAACTATTAACCAAAGTCTTATCGATatacatattaaattttttatatatattaaatatatataaaagatctATTATTCTTTCAATTCGAAGAAACTATATTTTCCTCACTATCTTTGCAAATGAATCCAGTGACAATCTATTATTCTTTTTATTGGGAGGAAATaagtttaattgatttttttcatggtttttttctATAACTAGTTTTTAATGGCTCTACAATTAAGTTAATtagtttataaatttaaaattagtgTTAGGTTTCTTTCTAGTAtgatattcattttttttttggaataaagatATTATTATTACCAAAAACAGTTAATACAACCGATCCGAAGATCCAGATGATGCACTAAGCATCCTCAAAACTTAAGAAGATGTATACAAGGTATCTATGTCAATATGCCTCCTAATTCTCCTATTCATACCACCCCTAACAAAAATCTCATAAAGTATCACCTTTAAAGATAtgtttaatcaaatatttaaaaatgattattCACTTAGTTACAATTTATTCACCTTTAATAATatgacaattaataaaaatattcatttagtatttaatatattttcatatGATATATAGTTAAAATAATTGAGTAtataatgttaaatatttttacaattttttttatttcctacCTATCTTTTAtttctaataaaattaaaatctacCTATTTAAGTTAATTCACGAAATGATGGGTTATTTTTCGATGGTCAATACTTGATGACATGGAATATTCTAATTGTATTAAATCATGACAtgtcattattaattaatattttaaaactattttaaattaaaaaaatcagaaaacaaaaaatccaataaaaaattgataataaatttaattgaataaatcccTTAAAAAAACTCTAAtagaataattataattaaattaattataaaaaacataATTTCTAAATTTTGTCAGATTTATTTTGTCTTCCAACCATTCATCTCCTCTATTTTTTCAATTCTCATTCATTCTCACGTAAACACACCAGATTAAAAACCACCATAAACAAGGAGACAATCTCACCCTCTTCTAATTCTTTTTTGTCTGAAACATGCCAAACCTACCAAAAGCCTCTTTCAAATTATTTCTGAAACATGCAATGAAAATGCAAAATGAAGAACAAAGAACAAACCACATATATTTGGATTTAAGAAAAACTTAGATTTAggtttaaaaaaacttaaatctTAATATGAAAActcataataaaaaatataataaaaaaatgatgGCATATAACACAGATCTgggtttaaaaataatttatatgggTTTTTAGAAATTTGCTTTTTATTTATGTGTTTAATTAAAATCAAGTCATGGTTTGAACAAGAATGAAGAAGAATCATTCAACAACCATGATAACAATAGAACGAAATAAAGATTGGttagttttttatttgatttataaattgtttttttttaataaaaaattatccaTTTTAATTGCATTAAGTTTCTGTAAAGACAGAGATGCAGTCCAAGACCATTAAACATCGTAAAAGAAAGAGTTAAAATAGATTAGACTATTTTGTACTCTCTCCGTtcttttttaagtgtcgttttagaaaaatttttttgttcctatttaagtgtcgttttataatttaatgttgtaatttgtcaattatacccttattttttcaataactccacctcacattttttaattttttattggaaaaagagaatgtatgaatgaatttatttggaaagagaaaaataaataagggtatgataggaaaagtaactttaacaatccactatcttggttgaagagctttttgctaaaatgacacttaaaaagaaacggagggagtatattgtAGTGTGACATAAATAAGAAAATAGTATATTTAGAATTATTCTCTTATGTTTTATTGCATAAATTACAAATTTTAAAGTTTATGTAGAATTTTCCATATTTGATTCCAATAAAGATACATATTTTTCAAATGTGAATCTTGCTTTTATTTGAGTTGTGTtacacattttattttattaatttttttttaccaaatttatttatttttaaagattttatttatttatctattttaatcatccatttattattattatggaacAATAGAGAATGGGACGAGGGAGGCCGAAAAAACTGGTTCCTCCGCCGTCGGACTCTGCATTGAAATCAACACCTATTAGCAAGCAGTTAACCAGTGACACTATGAATCACCAAGTAAGCTCGAGTTCAACCCATCATACTTTGGTTGTTGAGAAAACCCCCAACCTTTCTGCAAACCCTAAATCGGAGCAAATCCCACAGAACAATGAAGGCAGAAAGCTATGGGTGGATGTTCTAAATGATAACCGCAACTCTGCAAAGGGTAGATCCATGAAATGTGTTGCTCCCAAGATTGTCAATGGTGCTATTGAAGTGGAAATTGGAGTGGAAGATATAGAATCGAAACTCAATTTCTGGGCTTCATCATTGATTTTGTATGTCATAGGTGGAGACCTTAGTATGAATGCACTGAAGAATTTCATGATCAAGACGTGGAATTTTATCCAATTGCCAGACATGTATTACAATGAAGAGGGTTATTTTATTATCAGATTCAAGTCATTCAGTGATAGGGATGATGTATTAATGAAGGGACCTTATACTATTAGGAATATGCCAGTCCTAATTAGGGAATGGAGCCCTGATTTCAAGCTGAAAGATGACTTCTTACGTACCCTTCCTATTTGAATTAAATTGCCACAACTGCCTCTATACCTCTAGGGTGAAATGAACTTGAGTAAGATTGGCAGTGCACTGGGGAATCCTTTAGTGACAGATGAATGTACAACCAACAAACTGAGAGTTTCCTATGCGCGTATTCTAGTGGAAATGGACATTACCAAGGAGCTTCCTACAGAAATCACCATTTGAGATAGATATGGGAATAAGATGGAGCAGCCTATTGAATATGAGTGGAAGCCTTTATATTACAATAGATTTCATAAACCTGGACATAATTGTGATCAACCTAAGCCTAAAACCAAGCAATGGAAACCAAAAACAAAGAATGAAGAGTCTGCTAAAGCTACACCAGAAGTGGTTGAAGATATTATTATTGAAGCCTTAGCCACAAGTGTGATTGAACCTGTTGTGATAAAGGATAACTCTGCTTCAAATGAGGAACCGAATTGGACTGAAGTGAATAAAAGTGGTAGAGATAGAGGTAAGAAGCCTATGACTGAGAGCAATTATGCTAATTTGTCTTGTGTGAATGGATTTGATGCTTTGCAAGTTTTGAATGATTTGCAAATGCTGAAAGATTCTGGTCAATGCTAGTTGCTTGGAATGTTAGGGGTCTCAATAAATCTGCTAAGCTCAGGGAGATTAGCTCCCGTCTCCTAGAGCTTAAGGCACACATCAATATTCTGATTGAAACTAGGGTCAAACAAGGCCAAGCTGATACTATTAGAAATAAGCTGCATCTTGGAGGGAAATTCATTGATAATTACAGCTATCACCCCAATGGCAGGATTTGGGTTCATTGGGATCCTAATCACATTGATCTTCAAGTTGTTACTTTGAGTAGTCAAATGATACACATGGCAGTCTATAATAACCAAAGAGACTTTATGTTCTGGCTTACTGCGATTTATGGATTGAATAGGTTAGATCAAAGAAAGGTTTTATGGAAAGAGTTAGATAATCTTAACATCCAAGGCCCATGGTGTCTGGCTGGAGATTTTAATAATGTTCTTTGCTCTCAGGACAAGATTGGTGGCAAAATTGTTATAGAGGCTGAGTTCAAAGATCTTGAAGATATGATGAGGAATAATGACCTGGCAGAAATGACCAACAATGGTGATTACTACACTTGGTCCAATAAACACAACATAGGTACTATTTACTCTATAATTGATAAGATCTTGGGTAACACTGATTGGTACCAGGCTCATATAAAATAATCTCTCAAAGGTTTACCTCCCAATGTTTCTGACCATTCTTTACTCTTACTGCACCATCCTGATATTCCTTTAAATAGGCAAAAGAGATTTAGATTCCTTAACTGTTTGACTGAATCTGAGAGCTATCACCAAGTTGTGCAAGCTAATTGGAGTGAGACAATTGAGGGAGGGCCTAGCTTTGTTCTTTGGCATAAACTGAAGAGACTTCAAAAAGAGCTTTACAAGATGAATAAACCTCTAATATCAGTCAAACAGAAAATTATTCAAGCTAGGGAAAACCTTACCAAAGCTCAAAAGAGTCTTAGTATTGATAAATGGAATTTTGAGAAGATTGCCACTATGAAGAGATACAATGAAGATCTAATCAAGTGGCATGAGATTGATGAAAGCATTATGAAACAAAGGTCTAAAATTAAATGGCTTAGGGATGGTGATGGTAATAACTCATACTTCCATGCATCAGTCAGATTGAAGCAATCCACCAAAGCCCTTACTATGCGGGAAGCTGAGAATGGTCAAGTTATTACTCATCAAGATGATATTGAGAGAGAAGTCCTTGATTTTTATGGAAAACTCATGGGCTATAGGGAGCAGTCTCTTGACTGTGTTGATATTGGAGCTTTAAGAAGGGGATCCCAACTGAATAGAGATCAGAAAATTCTCCTGGAAGGGAAAGTTACTGAGGATGATATTTACATTGCTCTAAAGGGTATTGATGACAACTCTGCTCCAGGCTTAGATGGCTATACTGCAAAAAAATTTAAAGTTAGCTGGAACACTATCAAAGTTGATGTTATTGCTGCCATTCATGAATACTTTGATAAAGGTAAAATTTACAAAGCTTTCAATTGTTCTTTGGTTTCTCTTATTCCCAAAAGTACCACTGCCAAATATATCAGGGATTTCAGGCCTATATTTTTATGTTCTACTTTTTACAAAATCCTTTCAAGGATTTTGACAGCTAGATTCAGCCAAGTAATTGGGAGCATTGTCAGTATTAATCAAGCAGCCTTCATACATGGCCAACAAATTCACAGTCACATTCTCTTGGCATACGAGCTTCTAAAAGGTTATAACTGTAAACAGGGACCTCCTAGATGTATGTTTCAGGTTGACTTACAAAGAGTATACAATATGATCAATTGGCAGGCTTTGGAGATCATGATGCAAGAACTTGGTATTCCTCCTAAGTCTCAATTGGATAATGCAGAGTCTAACCAATGTTTCCTACAGAGTCAACATAAATGGAGCCCAGTCAAAGCTTCTTATTGAAAAGAGAGGAATTAGGCAAGGGGATCCCATCTCCCCATACCTGTTTGCAATTCTTATGGAGTACCTGCAGAGATGTCTTCACCAAATGGAGTTAGATCCTAATTTCAACCATCATGCAAAATGTGAAAGACTGCAGCTCACAAATTTGATGTTTGCAGATGACGTTCTTCTGGCAGCCTTTTACAATTTTATGAATTCCACAGGTATGAAGATTAATAAGAGTAAAAGTAAAATGTATTTTGGAGCTGTTTCTCAGGAGATGAAGGACACTTTGCTTAGTCTCTATGGGTTTCAAGAAGGATCTCTGCCTTTCAAGTATCTAGGGGTCCCTATCACTTGTAAGAAGCTCTCTATTCATCACTATATGGCCCTGATTGATAATATTGTTCATAGGACTCATATCTGGACTTCTAAGCTTCTGACTTATGCTGGAAGGTTGCAGTTAATCAAGAGCATTTCCTTTGCCCTTGCCAATTATTGGATGATGTGTTTTCCTCTACCAAAAGCGGTTATTTGCAAAATTGATGCTATTTTTAGATCCTTCCTCTGGACAGGTAAAGACCAAGTCAGTCACAAAAGTTTAGTTGCTTGGAAAACTGTCTGTCAACCTCTGAAACAGGGTGGCTTGGGTGTGATTAATCTAAACTTATGGAACAAATGCACAATGCTGAAACTGCTTTGGAATATTTGTAATAAGTCGGATAATTTATGGGTTAAATGGGTGCATTCTTACTATCTGAAGAACCAGAGCATTTTTTAGGTCAGTACCAAAACTACTAGCACATGGATCATGAAAGAAATTCTGAGTGTTAGAGAGTTAGTACAGAATTATCAAACACAATGGGCTGATATGTGTCAGAAGGGTAAGTTTTGCTGTGGTGAATTGTATCAAGCCTTCAATACTAGCCCTAACATTCAATGTAGCAagttctgttttcaaaatctagCGAGACCGTGTGCTGTTTTGATTCTTTGGCTGTTATGTCATAGAAGATTAGCTACCAAGAGTAGGCTGTGTCATCTTGGTTTCATCAACACAAATGATTGTAGCTTTTGTGGTATGGAagaaacggataaccatgtgttTTTTGAGTgtgaagaattttaaaaaaattggatagCTGTTCTTCATTGGTTACAGATTAAACACATCCCCAAGAAATGGGACGATGAAATAGTTTGGATCATGAACATGGGAAAGGACAAAGGTTGGAGGGCTAAACTCTTCAAATTGTCCATTGCTGGAGTTGTTTATGGCATTCGGTACCATAGAAATAGAGTTGTCTTTGGAAACACAAGTGATTACAATCAAATTGTACATGAGATCATAGATAAAATTGTTTATAGAGATTGAGTTTGTAAGGCTTTAAAACCTCATATTGCTACTCTTATGGTTATGTAGGCTTTTTCCTTAGGCATTTGTCATCCTTGTAGCTGGATCCTTTGGATCGCTTTGTACCTCATTTGTTTTTGGATCAATAAAGTTATTTGCTTCCAAAAAAATCATCCATTTATTAtatggattttttttattaattttaaatatttttaaaaattgttaattattaataatatgtCACTATTTAATACAATCATATTATTCTATGTCATCACATTTGACCacgtcattaaaaaaaaaacttcatcaCACTTATTAACCAAAAATAGAAAAGGAGGATACAAaatgttcaaaaataaaatagagggattaattttgtaaattaatttaaatagggagacaaaaattataatttaatatatcaATCCTATTTCATTTCTtgtgaagttataaaaataattatatatatcataattattaaaaatataatctatttatgtttaaaataactttataatttaattaagagCATTTTGACGTCAAGGAGTAACTAAGCATCTCAACTATATTGACACTAAAAATTTATGTTTAAAACTTTTCTAAGTTATATGATCATTATTagtttcataatttatttttttggtacGTTTTAGTTTTATAAATTTTACTCTAACTATAaagttttcaaataaaacttaatattttatttttataaattttttattaaacaaaaatatttattttctataaaattaaatatataaattagaacATGAATTGTACTTACTATAGAATAAAATAGAATATAATAATCACAACTTATcacttttaatattaaaaatattattttaaaaataaaataataaatcattcttttttaatcaaaatcTTAAAGATTTTGATTATCTCTTAGTtacttaaaattatttattttcattttaattattttcctaaaacataaaatattttttgacagTCCTTACATTCaaattttcaataaataaaactcATGATTTGTACTGttaatattctaattaaatattattttttatttttaaaaatgtcatttttcatTTTAAGTTTTAAAAGATCTTTGAAATCGTGTCATTTttacaactttttttttaatttgattaaaattgtCACATAGCATTTCAGGTTACTTTCACCTTACTTGTTAGTTTCTTTTTAATAAATGTTGAAATACTTAAGAGATTAGAAATATATTtaacttaaatataaattaacaaaattataaattCCTTCCAAGTAAATGATTTTATCAATTATCTATTACTTTTTAATAAACAAAACCttaaaatttgttttgtttttatatacTATTACTATCTCACCATAATATTGATGTATCTGCTAAGTTGTATAAACCAATTAGATATAATCCGCCACTTTTCAGGCTAATGGTAATTTTAGTTCCAAGTCAATATGGATTACAACATAGTTTGAAATTATGTTTACTTTTTAATAGACATTGGGATCGTCTCAACCCAGCGGATCTCTATTATTGAGAGTTTTGAAGGTGTTGTAATAACTTGTGTAAAACTATGCTATGATCTATTAACTTGTTAGAATGAAATTGTCTTAAATATTTCTTTAGATAAATGATATTTTTGAgagaaatgtaaaattttaaaattaaatttttgttataaacatttttttctaatttttgtttataattaatttatattgtagcacaattataatttataataaattattataatataaatttattaattatatttataaaataaattcttaacataattaaaattcaagtagctttatttatttatatttcttttgaCAACCATGTAATATTTTTCagaaatgctattcttacacaaattcttacacctacaccgtatgtacggatgacactgttcatgtacggatgaCACTCACTACAAGAAATGAGGTCCCCAGCTGCTTAATATAGTGACGTGATTTGAACGTGTTAAAATTTTGGCtgttgcgacgtgataatcacgcCACTACATactatattcataaaatattacagaagacattactatTGTGTGTGTcagtgtttttatttttaaaaaaaaaaatactgatgTGAATAACACGTCgctaactaaaaaaataaaataaaataaaaatgggcGGTGGATTTCAAATGGGGggagtttgaaaattttgaaattcaaactaGCGACATTGTCCCCACGTCGCTAATAAAGTTGTCTGACTCAAGCAGACAATGATTAAATTTTTGTTGACCGTTACATGTTTAGCGACGTGAGTAGCATGTGTGAAACTAGCGACGTGATATACACGTCGTTGACTTGCAAAGTTGGCAGCTTTTTCATTAATTATATATCCGTTAGAGTTTTGCGATGTGGAAACAATGTGTGAAATTAGCGACGTTGCAAGCATGTCGCTACATATATTATATGTTTCCCAGACCACCTTCGTTCCTCACCATTATCTCTCATAATTCTTCTTCATTTCTCTCAAACTCACCATCTCTCAAACCCATTTTCATTTCTCtcttcatttttcttcttcatttctctTCAACTCTTCTTCCCCAATCTCTTCCCCAATTTCATTTCTCCAAATTAACCATTTCAATTGCAAGGTATATTTCAAAACCCTTTTAATTTcttatttcattttataaaatATGTTATGCTCTAATTTTGTTCTTAACAAAAATCTGTTTCTTGTAGGTATTATTTGTGTTTGAAGGAGCTTCCAGAGGaacatttgaagaaataatagaggaagatagaggtatttttagcatttatattttatttaatgtgttATTAGGTATAGTTTTTGTATTTGTAGGTATAATTTATTCTGTTATACACTTTAATGTGTTATTAAATCTAGTATACATTTTATTGAAATctgttatatataatttttagatATTATATTAAATCTGTTATATCTATtatgtataatttttaaaataaaatatacattttattgaaaacaaaattattagttttaataaGATAATATACATGTtatatctattatatatatattttattgaaaaaaagaatATTAGTTTTAATAAAAACAGATTATATATAGATATTTATATTATTAGAAACATATtataaatgttattaaaaataagtttaaaaaattatatgtaaaaaaccgaatataaatatgtataaaaagTGAAATGTTTTTAAATGTTATAAATGTTATACTAGATTTTAAACATATtataaatgttattaaaaataagtttaaaaaattatatataaaaaacagaatatagatatatattattaaaaacagatttttaaaaaattataaataaaaaacagaatattatatgtataaaaagtatt is part of the Vicia villosa cultivar HV-30 ecotype Madison, WI linkage group LG2, Vvil1.0, whole genome shotgun sequence genome and encodes:
- the LOC131651466 gene encoding uncharacterized protein LOC131651466 — protein: MEQPIEYEWKPLYYNRFHKPGHNCDQPKPKTKQWKPKTKNEESAKATPEVVEDIIIEALATSVIEPVVIKDNSASNEEPNWTEVNKSGRDRVAWNVRGLNKSAKLREISSRLLELKAHINILIETRVKQGQADTIRNKLHLGGKFIDNYSYHPNGRIWVHWDPNHIDLQVVTLSSQMIHMAVYNNQRDFMFWLTAIYGLNRLDQRKVLWKELDNLNIQGPWCLAGDFNNVLCSQDKIGGKIVIEAEFKDLEDMMRNNDLAEMTNNGDYYTWSNKHNIGTIYSIIDKILGNTDWQKRFRFLNCLTESESYHQVVQANWSETIEGGPSFVLWHKLKRLQKELYKMNKPLISVKQKIIQARENLTKAQKSLSIDKWNFEKIATMKRYNEDLIKWHEIDESIMKQRSKIKWLRDGDGNNSYFHASVRLKQSTKALTMREAENGQVITHQDDIEREVLDFYGKLMGYREQSLDCVDIGALRRGSQLNRDQKILLEGKVTEDDIYIALKGIDDNSAPGLDGYTAKKFKVSWNTIKVDVIAAIHEYFDKGKIYKAFNCSLVSLIPKSTTAKYIRDFRPIFLCSTFYKILSRILTARFSQVIGSIVSINQAAFIHGQQIHSHILLAYELLKGYNCKQGPPRCMFQVDLQRVYNMINWQALEIMMQELGIPPKSQLDNAESNQCFLQSQHKWSPVKASY